From Pyrenophora tritici-repentis strain M4 chromosome 1, whole genome shotgun sequence, the proteins below share one genomic window:
- a CDS encoding DUF1168 multi-domain protein, giving the protein MSEPIPESIPTSADPRSRRPTKKRALTPQSAQASQVEALFAKPDRDIHIPSTGALSKNSSLPPEIVANVQGSSAGAGSGEFHVYKASRRREYERLRLMDEEVQKEEDAKQAKKGGKREAGSETDGTPAAEEETTKKKLTPNSNAPKTGQDGDAQHDANDQGGQVQNVDEIGLIIEDDD; this is encoded by the exons ATGTCGGAACCCATTCCCGAATCCATACCTACCTCTGCAGACCCACGCTCCAGGCGACCAACCAAGAAGCGAGCCCTCACCCCGCAGTCAGCGCAAGCCTCACAGGTTGAAGCCCTTTTCGCAAAACCCGACCGCGACATCCACATACCCAGCACTGGCGCACTCTCCAAGAACAGTTCTCTCCCTCCAGAGATTGTCGCAAATGTCCAAGGATCCAGCGCAGGTGCGGGAAGCGGCGAATTCCATGTCTACAAAGCAAGTCGGCGGCGCGAGTATGAGAGGCTGAGGCTCATGGACGAGGAGGTGCAAAAGGAAGAGGACGCCAAGCA GGCCAAAAAGGGAGGGAAGCGTGAAGCGGGGAGTGAGACGGATGGGACGCCTGCGGCCGAGGAAgagacgacgaagaagaagcttACGCCCAACTCAAATGCGCCAAAGACGGGCCAAGACGGAGACGCGCAGCACGACGCGAACGACCAAGGCGGACAGGTCCAGAACGTGGACGAGATTGGGCTGATCATCGAAGACGATGACTGA
- a CDS encoding Dimer-Tnp-hAT domain containing protein, with protein MPAKRTRVNALEIATTSKRPRVAARHRGTASQPVLVDTRPFSPSPPPPPLSPRQALVAAPQAPNFEATLRESRAEETIIPPPEGSEHATVAASGAASEAVDEGFVWVEDKYDGFNWSRYPKHCKPPTSLSNRASWVYSHGYRIALRSNVAKVTWICHYCYKHKFTTVGRGIHDVSQSPSAPARHLGEDKKGHGLKPPSKRTTVAPRKETLLERALQKGCSQAVANELTNFNIQEFRLAAVTWLVENNLPLSQFESSSFRNMIQLASVEAERALWASHNSVSRYVIRLYNYLLPKVVASLSESMSKVHISFDGWTTKGGKRGYLGIVAHYVDSSGELRDLPIALPQLTGAHTGEAMAEVVMAIFKQFEITVGKLGYFVLDNAHNNNTTINTLALQMGFSATERRLRCGPHTLNLIGQMLLWGEEKESYDNEETERVNEAENMATWRGDGPLGVLLAVINYIKTPQQYALFEKYQKLAIRDQPVNAPTEQHKIKEPVKPVVTRWNSYVSCFERAVELQLAVNGYANYHIQKIETEDAYARSRNNKLPAAPDWMRSDGINAHDWQVIAEYIDVLRPLKQATKRLEGRGKSGAFGAIAEVIPVFEYLLGVYEDRLQSYEDVIHDEHTESPEDHLAINLRAALVKAREYYNKLDLSPAYYAATILHPRYKSYLDAAWADKPDWLESSNRKFQHLWAEYKSLPKPRLRPKVRHNDIDDAINSFIEPAGLTENEEDEYEAWKRSEPIASEGVDPIKYWVGLRDRYPSLSKFAIDMLSIPGSSCECERLFSELGDLLEPRRRSISPQLLAAIQCDRRWIRAGFGSGEVPVKEAISDEEMDAKYGVHKWDIS; from the coding sequence atgccagcaaaaagaacacgcgttaatgctctagaaatcgcgacaacttcgaagcgccctagagtcgcagcgcgtcatcgcgggactgccagccaacctgtgctagtagatactcggccattctcaccatctccacctcctccaccgctgtcgccgcgtcaagctctcgtcgccgcgccacaagcaccaaattttgaagcgaccctccgagagtcgcgcgccgaagagacaatcatcccaccacctgagggcagcgagcatgccactgttgcagcttcaggagcagctagcgaggctgtcgacgagggtttcgtatgggtagaggacaaatacgacggctttaattggagtcgctacccaaagcactgcaagccgcccacatcactttcgaaccgagcaagctgggtatacagccatggctatcgcatcgccttgcgcagcaacgtcgcaaaagtcacgtggatctgccactattgctataagcacaagttcactactgttggccgtggcatacatgacgtctcgcagtctccatcagcgccagcacgtcatctcggagaagacaagaaaggtcatggcttgaagcctccaagtaagcgcactaccgtcgctcctcggaaagaaactctcctcgaacgcgcccttcagaagggctgctctcaggctgttgccaacgagcttaccaacttcaatatacaagagtttaggcttgcggccgtcacctggctcgtcgaaaacaacctcccactctcacaattcgaatcatcgtcttttcgcaatatgatacaattagctagcgtagaggcagaacgagccctgtgggcatctcataacagcgtctcacgatacgttatacgcctgtacaactacctgttaccaaaggttgtcgcaagcctttcagaatcaatgagcaaagtccatataagctttgacggatggacgacaaaaggtggcaagcgcggttacttaggtatcgtcgcccactacgttgatagctctggcgagctcagggacttgcctattgcgctcccacaactgacaggtgcccacaccggcgaggccatggctgaggtcgtgatggcaatattcaagcagttcgaaatcactgtgggcaagctcggttacttcgtcctcgacaacgcacataacaacaacaccacgatcaacactctcgccttgcagatgggcttcagcgctaccgagcgtcgccttcgctgcggtcctcatacgcttaatctcattggccagatgctactctggggtgaggagaaagagtcctacgacaacgaggagactgagcgcgtgaacgaagctgagaacatggctacttggcgaggcgatggaccattaggagtgcttctcgcggttatcaactacatcaaaacaccacaacagtacgctctttttgagaagtatcagaagctcgctattagggaccagcctgtcaacgcgccaacagaacagcacaaaatcaaggagcccgtcaagccagttgttactcgctggaactcttacgtttcgtgttttgagcgcgctgttgagttgcaattagcggttaatgggtacgccaactaccatattcagaagattgaaactgaagacgcgtacgcccgaagtcgtaacaacaagctgcctgcagcgccggattggatgaggtctgatgggatcaatgcccatgactggcaggtgattgctgagtatattgatgtgctcaggccactgaaacaagctacaaaacggcttgaaggccgcggcaaaagcggtgcttttggagcaatcgctgaggttattccagtatttgaatacttacttggagtctatgaggaccgcttgcaaagctatgaagacgtcattcacgatgagcatacagagtcacccgaagaccaccttgctatcaacctccgcgctgccctagttaaagcccgcgagtactacaacaagctcgacctctcgccagcttactatgctgctacaatccttcatcctcgctacaaaagctaccttgacgcagcgtgggcggataagcctgattggctagagagcagcaaccgcaagtttcaacatttgtgggcggagtacaaaagcttaccgaagccgcgcttacgccccaaagtcaggcacaatgatatagacgacgctatcaacagctttattgagcctgcagggcttacggagaacgaggaggatgaatatgaggcttggaaacgcagcgaaccgatcgctagcgagggcgtcgaccctataaaatactgggtaggactccgcgatcgctaccccagccttagcaaatttgctatcgacatgctatcaatcccaggctcaagctgtgagtgtgagcgcttattcagcgagctgggtgacctcctcgagccccgtcggcgcagcatttctccgcaacttctagcagcaatacagtgcgatcgacgatggataagagctggatttggcagtggtgaggtgcctgtaaaggaggctatcagcgatgaggagatggacgcgaaatacggtgtacataagtgggatattagctga
- a CDS encoding phosphoglycerate mutase family protein: MGKPRMIILIRHAQSEGNKNRDIHQFIPDHRVKLTQHGWTQAEEAGRQLRSLLKPDDTLQFFTSPYRRTRETTEGILRTLTADDPTPSPFPRNKITVFEEPRLREQDFGNFQPCSAEMERMWQERADYGHFFYRIPDGESAADAYDRVSGFNESLWRSFGDDNFPSVCVLVTHGLMSRVFLMKWYHWSVEYFEDLRNVNHCEFIIMKRSENNGRYILQNELRTWSELRKRAAKEKEDTKSATTTTPSRQTPLSAGGQTGATSSPTIPIRRWGGCVNGCNHDKINYPRRPMRKNTMEYLGSNQQLPPPAVAHMETLGSEQEDHPVASQEADHAPIINEPSPAKLSRKQSTKGNPIPAMPPTPASPNDASNDATSSEEDQATTSVTRSNNHAQPRTAAVLRHLQPPHSIAGEGFSDDSDYFPGMQHLHHNTNHRKFLRASSTQRKHSKDRKLQRKQAEQGWIEESGMGNGAKTDRLGDGDATSDDAAFAKEKEGEPILQEALKGNMVVEKSEDRDVSDDADAEKKIGETEIDRMQDAERKGFGEVY, encoded by the exons ATGGGGAAACCCCGC ATGATCATATTGATTCGCCATGCGCAGTCAGAGGGCAACAAGAACCGCGACATTCACCAGTTCATACCAGACCATCGGGTAAAGCTCACTCAACATGGCTGGACCCAGGCCGAAGAGGCAGGACGACAGTTGCGCTCTTTACTCAAGCCAGACGATACCCTCCAGTTCTTCACCTCGCCATACCGTCGCACACGCGAGACGACCGAGGGCATCTTGCGCACACTCACCGCCGACGACCCCACGCCGTCTCCCTTTCCCCGCAATAAGATTACCGTGTTTGAAGAGCCGCGACTGCGAGAACAGGACTTTGGCAACTTCCAGCCATGCTCGGCAGAGATGGAGCGCATGTGGCAGGAGCGAGCAGACTATGGTCACTTCTTTTACCGCATACCCGACGGCGAGAGTGCAGCAGATGCCTACGATCGAGTGAGTGGCTTCAATGAGAGCTTGTGGCGATCCTTTGGCGACGACAACTTCCCGAGTGTGTGCGTCTTGGTTACTCATGGCCTGATGTCGAGGGTGTTCCTCATGAAATG GTACCACTGGTCTGTCGAGTACTTTGAAGATCTCCGCAACGTCAACCACTGCGAATTCATCATCATGAAGCGGAGCGAGAACAACGGCCGATACATCCTGCAGAACGAGCTTCGGACGTGGTCAGAACTGAGGAAACGCGCTGCAAAGGAAAAGGAAGACACTAAGAGTGCTACCACGACCACGCCGAGCAGACAAACACCACTGAGTGCTGGAGGTCAAACAGGAGCCACTTCCTCGCCCACCATTCCCATACGTCGTTGGGGAGGCTGTGTGAATGGTTGCAACCACGACAAGATAAACTACCCCCGCCGTCCGATGCGCAAGAACACAATGGAGTACCTTGGAAGCAACCAGCAGTTACCTCCACCCGCTGTCGCTCACATGGAAACACTAGGCAGCGAACAGGAAGATCATCCCGTTGCATCCCAAGAGGCTGACCACGCTCCCATCATCAACGAACCCTCGCCCGCGAAGCTGTCGCGCAAGCAGAGTACCAAGGGCAACCCCATTCCAGCAATGCCACCGACCCCAGCATCACCGAATGACGCCTCCAATGACGCCACAAGTAGCGAGGAAGACCAAGCAACCACCTCCGTGACCCGGTCGAATAACCACGCCCAGCCAAGAACGGCTGCCGTGTTGCGTCATCTACAACCGCCCCACAGCATTGCTGGTGAGGGCTTCTCCGACGATTCCGACTACTTCCCGGGTATGCAACACCTCCACCACAACACCAACCACCGCAAGTTCCTCCGCGCAAGCTCAACCCAACGCAAACATTCAAAGGACCGCAAGCTGCAGCGAAAACAAGCCGAGCAGGGTTGGATCGAAGAATCAGGCATGGGAAATGGCGCAAAGACCGATCGCCTCGGTGACGGCGATGCAACCAGCGACGATGCTGCCTTTGCGAAAGAAAAGGAAGGAGAGCCCATTTTACAAGAAGCGCTCAAAGGCAACATGGTTGTTGAGAAGAGCGAAGACAGGGATGTGAGCGATGATGCTGATGCCGAGAAGAAGATTGGTGAGACGGAGATTGATAGGATGCAGGATGCGGAGAGAAAGGGCTTTGGTGAGGTTTATTAG
- a CDS encoding Trypan-PARP multi-domain protein codes for MRFTLIAFMAATANLVQYLVQRANLVQYLGQRANLVQYLGQRANLVQYLGQRANLAQYLGQRANLAQYLGQRANLAQYLVQRANLVHYHLVKESEPGNSQGDSIQWSLGAKNDHSNQPFVAFLSRFMHS; via the exons ATGAGGTTCACTCTTATTGCCTTTATGGCTGCCAC GGCGAACCTCGTCCAGTACCTCGTCCAGAGGGCGAACCTCGTCCAGTACCTCGGCCAGAGGGCGAACCTCGTCCAGTACCTCGGCCAGAGGGCGAACCTCGTCCAGTACCTCGGCCAGAGGGCGAACCTCGCCCAGTACCTCGGCCAGAGGGCGAACCTCGCCCAGTACCTCGGCCAGAGGGCGAACCTCGCCCAGTACCTCGTCCAGAGGGCGAACCTCGTCCACTACCACCTCGTCAAAGAAAGTGAACCAGGAAATTCACAAGGCGACAGCATTCAATGGTCACTTGGCGCAAAGAATGATCATTCCAACCAACCGTTTGTCGCTTTTCTGAGTCGGTTCATGCACAGTTAA
- a CDS encoding DUF1421 multi-domain protein: MVSCYALVAIIATIVSTSAAQSLTDDDYYTPTSRRTASTSTSAFWTYTARFVDQVTESAYTYYDGSVTIDTWTTVGTIKDGVTPTLTPYSMYTSSEAYYRNLQIVEAYYTTNAVAATDIVPATTDESDATATASTTLETSTSIFFSMPVTMTAPSSCPTIFTITTTASVDVPSKVTAQVTPTSVEKSTSHITYGQTVYMYETWYLSANAAPFTSSTDPDYSDYITSCSTPHAPYRTGSSRSGSSSSDYDDCYSFFYCHTSLRTTIIVIATVLPLLFLLGFLESFFWFRRLMCGKSAMRCGTICWIALSLLVLCFTRMQDRRSEQDQKLLKEKWVAMGKGAKLRAWWRWGFRFRYPEELLGQFCKTTVGIVEPGQPLHPAMAQTAGNGAGVAVPGQVYYYGPPQPNGGWVSQQQAGYYGGVSKDVGVVSQYPVSNPQQQQMSNISPISPQTPQPIHPHQNTAPTQPTPPPHPAQPQPTAQNAPQIPPIRINASPVVDISRETPPSSSVVPPPPKNDPKDRDLYE; the protein is encoded by the coding sequence ATGGTTTCTTGCTACGCCCTCGTGGCTATCATCGCTACCATCGTTTCCACGAGCGCTGCTCAATCACTCACTGATGACGACTACTACACCCCCACTTCTCGGAGGACCGCTTCCACATCCACATCCGCATTCTGGACATACACTGCGCGTTTCGTCGACCAAGTCACCGAAAGCGCATACACATACTACGACGGTAGCGTAACCATAGATACCTGGACGACAGTCGGCACCATCAAAGATGGCGTCACACCAACCTTGACCCCATATTCCATGTACACCTCCTCAGAAGCGTACTACCGCAACCTGCAAATCGTAGAAGCGTACTACACCACAAACGCCGTAGCAGCAACAGACATCGTGCCCGCAACGACTGACGAATCCGACGCCACAGCCACAGCATCAACAACACTGGAAACATCCACCAGTATCTTCTTCAGCATGCCCGTAACAATGACAGCACCATCCTCCTGCCCCACAATCTTCACCATAACAACCACCGCCTCGGTAGACGTACCCTCGAAAGTAACAGCGCAAGTAACGCCGACATCTGTTGAGAAATCTACGTCTCACATTACATACGGCCAAACGGTTTATATGTATGAAACTTGGTATCTCAGCGCCAACGCCGCACCGTTCACTTCCAGCACGGATCCCGATTACAGTGATTACATCACTAGCTGCAGTACGCCGCATGCGCCCTACCGTACTGGGTCTTCGCGGTCAGGCTCAAGCAGCTCTGATTATGATGACTGTTATTCGTTCTTCTACTGTCATACCTCCCTACGCACCACCATCATCGTCATCGCCACCGTTCTCCCActtctcttcctcctcgGCTTCTTAGAATCCTTCTTCTGGTTCCGCCGCCTCATGTGCGGCAAGAGCGCCATGCGCTGCGGGACAATCTGCTGGATCGCCCTTTCGCTCCTGGTACTGTGTTTCACGCGTATGCAGGATCGGCGGAGTGAGCAGGACCAGAAGCTTTTGAAGGAGAAGTGGGTGGCTATGGGGAAAGGGGCGAAGCTGAGGGCGTGGTGGAGGTGGGGGTTTCGATTTAGGTATCCAGAGGAGTTGCTGGGTCAGTTTTGTAAGACGACGGTTGGGATTGTGGAGCCGGGGCAGCCGTTGCATCCGGCCATGGCACAGACGGCTGGGAATGGGGCGGGGGTTGCGGTGCCGGGACAGGTTTACTATTATGGGCCGCCGCAGCCGAATGGGGGGTGGGTGTCGCAGCAGCAAGCTGGGTACTATGGTGGTGTGAGCAAGGATGTGGGTGTGGTGTCGCAATACCCCGTATCTAATCCGCAGCAACAGCAGATGAGCAACATATCGCCTATATCGCCGCAGACGCCACAGCCTATCCATCCTCACCAAAATACCGCACCTACACAACCGACACCACCGCCTCATCCAGCTCAACCTCAACCCACCGCACAAAACGCACCACAGATACCACCCATCCGCATAAACGCTTCTCCAGTCGTGGATATATCAAGAGAGACACCTCCGTCTTCGTCTGTCGTCCCACCGCCACCCAAGAACGATCCCAAGGATAGAGATTTGTACGAATGA
- a CDS encoding DedD, protein conserved in bacteria, which translates to MPTHTPSPHRFLTPNPPSAQKSKKPQSNLRNTFAIQTPPLAKKPAQKPELQFKKLTPAKRFVIAPAQHKITAATDHGPSKEKHEAARELQLQHTTPRPKPPRKFERVESIEGSQEHEPNNNNNDDDDDEMLFDTAARTKRRRTSPPSPPQLQSPSDPQTPAPTTHRFKVPPPRTPAPFPSIATVAATAPVPPSTSASRPHFILPALPTSPPKPVKPPPDIFSPSRKTAKYIPGGMASTAAGWIVETANMAFATQDRGGSVLWGRDRDDGVKIRVRITGLAGKGTKGGWR; encoded by the coding sequence ATGCCAACACACACACCCTCACCACACCGCTTCTTAACCCCCAATCCGCCCTCGGCACAAAAGTCGAAGAAGCCACAATCCAATCTACGCAATACGTTCGCCATACAAACGCCCCCGCTCGCGAAGAAACCGGCGCAAAAACCAGAGCTGCAATTCAAGAAGTTGACACCTGCGAAACGCTTCGTCATCGCGCCTGCGCAACACAAGATAACCGCTGCGACAGACCATGGACCGAGCAAGGAGAAGCACGAAGCGGCGCGGGAACTCCAACTCCAACACACGACCCCGCGGCCGAAGCCACCAAGGAAGTTTGAGCGCGTAGAAAGCATAGAAGGATCACAGGAACACGAACCCAAcaataacaacaacgacgatgatgacgatgaaaTGCTCTTCGACACTGCCGCACGCACCAAGCGCCGCCGCACATCACCACCAAGCCCACCACAACTACAATCCCCATCGGACCCCCAAACACCCGCACCAACAACCCATCGCTTCAAAGTACCGCCACCCCGCACACCCGCGCCCTTCCCCAGTATAGCAACAGTAGCAGCGACAGCACCCGTACCTCCATCTACATCTGCATCGCGCCCCCACTTCATCCTCCCCGCGCTTCCCACCTCCCCACCCAAACCAGTCAAACCCCCTCCAGACATTTTCTCCCCTTCTCGCAAAACAGCAAAGTACATACCCGGCGGTATGGCCTCGACGGCTGCGGGTTGGATTGTGGAAACGGCGAATATGGCGTTTGCGACACAGGATAGGGGCGGTAGTGTGCTGTGGGGACGGGATAGGGACGATGGTGTTAAGATTAGAGTTCGGATTACGGGGTTAGCGGGGAAGGGGACGAAGGGGGGGTGGAGATGA
- a CDS encoding FabG, Dehydrogenase with different specificities (related to short-chain alcohol dehydrogenase), producing the protein MLRLFSRTLPTTAKSILPALLRTNRFVSRTSYQIVRSMGNGKASNEDLKGSKLFDVSHVTALVTGGGTGIGLMITQALVANGAKVYITSRREEVLKKTEELYNGGPGQIIPLVADVSEKDDVKRLYDDMCQKEPKGIQILVNNAGIARDDNTKFSTNGQPNMENPQAISDHFLKSEPMQWADTMKTNVGSIYWMSMTFLPLLAKGGNVTPGYSSQVINVSSISGYMKGSSNGQFAYASSKAAATHLSRMLATTFTSTKVRVNTIAPGVFPSEMTTGGSDEDNKSRIESGMSNPAGRPGADTDMAATVLMLAGPGGVFYNEQVLYPDGGSTLSQPAARA; encoded by the exons ATGCTCCGACTCTTCTCGCGAACGCTTCCAACAACGGCCAAATCAATCTTACCAGCACTCTTACGAACAAATCGATTCGTCTCTAGGACTTCATACCAAATCGTCAGAAGTATGGGCAACGGAAAGGCTAGCAACGAGGACCTGAAGGGCTCCAAGCTCTTCGATGTTTCCCACGTCACAGCTCTTGTCACCGGTGGAGGTACCGGTATTGGTCTGATGATCACACAAGCGCTGGTTGCAAACGGCGCAAAGGTGTACATTACATCAAGACGCGAGGAGGTCTTGAAGAAGACTGAAGAGCTCTACAACGGCGGCCCAGGCCAAATCATTCCCCTCGTAGCAGATGTTAG CGAAAAGGACGACGTAAAGCGTCTCTACGACGACATGTGCCAAAAAGAGCCCAAGGGAATCCAAATCCTCGTCAACAATGCTGGTATCGCGCGCGACGACAACACCAAGTTTTCCACAAATGGCCAGCCCAACATGGAAAACCCACAAGCCATTTCCGACCACTTCCTCAAGTCGGAGCCTATGCAGTGGGCTGACACCATGAAGACCAACGTCGGAAGCATCTACTGGATGTCCATGACCTTCTTACCGCTTCTGGCTAAGGGCGGTAATGTGACTCCAGGATACAGCTCCCAGGTCATCAACGTGAGCAGCATCTCTGGCTACATGAAGGGTAGCAGCAACGGACAGTTTGCGTATGCTTCAAGCAAAGCGGCGGCGACGCACTTGAGTCGTATGTTGGCGACTACCTTTACCAGCACCAAGGTTCGCGTCAACACCATTGCTCCTGGTGTCTTCCCTAGTGAG ATGACTACTGGTGGTTCCGACGAAGACAACAAGAGCCGCATCGAGTCGGGCATGTCTAACCCTGCCGGTCGGCCTGGAGCCGACACCGACATGGCTGCAACAGTGCTTATGCTGGCTGGACCAGGTGGCGTCTTCTACAACGAGCAGGTCTTGTATCCAGATGGTGGAAGCACGCTTTCGCAGCCTGCAGCGCGGGCTTGA
- a CDS encoding Map, Methionine aminopeptidase has protein sequence MDDDFLKDYRKAAEVHRQVRHHAQTIAKPGVSMTRLAEEIDEGVRALTGHTGLETGDALKAGLAFPTGLCLNHVGAHWTPNAGAKEVILKHDDVLKVDFGVHVNGRIVDSAFTVAANPVYDNLLAAVKAATNTGLGEAGIDARIDHISEAIQEVMESYEVELNGKTIPVKAVRNITGHNILRYRIHGDKQVPFVKTKTDQRMEEGDIFAIETFGSTGKAHLRDDVGVYGYGRNENMSPAVLHQSSAKSLLKTIDANFGTLVFARRQLERLPGVEKYHLGMRTLVNSGLVESYAPLVDITGSYIAQFEHTVLLRPNCKEIISRGDDY, from the exons ATGGACGATGACTTCCTCAAGGACTACCGTAAAGCCGCCGAGGTCCATCGCCAAGTTCGTCATCATGCACAGACGATCGCGAAGCCCGGTGTATCCATGACTCGGCTTGCGGAAGAGATTGATGAAGGTGTAAGAGCACTCACTGGGCATACGGGTCTCGAGACAGGCGATGCGCTCAAGGCAGGTCTCGCTTTTCCCACGGGACTTTGCCTGAACCACGTAGGCGCCCACTGGACGCCTAATGCTGGAGCAAAGGAAGTCATTCTAAAGCACGATGATGTCCTCAAAGTAGACTTCGGAGTTCATGTCAATGGCAGAATAGTTGATAGTGCTTTCACTGTAGCTGCAAATCCGGTTTACGATAACTTGCTTGCAGCCGTCAAGGCGGCTACTAATACCGGGCTTGGC GAAGCTGGCATTGATGCCCGTATCGACCACATTAGCGAGGCGATCCAGGAAGTCATGGAGAGCTATGAGGTCGAGCTAAACGGCAAAACCATCCCGGTCAAAGCAGTCCGCAACATCACCGGTCATAACATCCTGCGTTATCGCATTCATGGAGATAAGCAAGTTCCATTCGTCAAGACCAAGACCGATCAACGTATGGAAGAGGGTGACATCTTCGCCATTGAGACCTTTGGCAGCACGGGAAAAGCACACCTCCGAGACGACGTTGGTGTCTACGGCTATGGACGCAATGAAAACATGAGTCCAGCTGTTCTTCATCAATCGTCCGCCAAGTCGCTACTGAAGACGATTGACGCAAACTTTGGCACTCTGGTGTTTGCCCGGCGTCAACTTGAGCGTCTCCCTGGCGTGGAGAAATATCATCTCGGTATGAGAACGTTGGTTAATAGTGGTCTTGTCGAATCGTATGCACCGCTGGTGGATATTACCGGCTCGTACATTGCGCAGTTTGAGCAT ACGGTGCTGCTCCGCCCGAACTGCAAGGAGATCATCTCAAGAGGCGATGACTACTAA